The proteins below come from a single Gemmatimonadaceae bacterium genomic window:
- a CDS encoding SRPBCC family protein: MDAGTSMTAAGTMRDAVRLPPMPAGWAMNVTDERVVRAPIRTMFALARDVDRWPEHLAHYRWVRFEARDAVGGGLVAMSASRPFGPVSWPTWWTSEMAIDEARPAIRFRHVRGITRGMEVEWSFEEHHDGVLVRIVHSWNGPRWPMIGVTAARHVIGPVFIHGIASRTLAGLAAVAERR; encoded by the coding sequence GTGGACGCCGGCACCAGCATGACGGCGGCGGGCACGATGCGCGACGCCGTGCGCCTTCCGCCGATGCCGGCGGGATGGGCAATGAACGTCACCGACGAACGCGTGGTTCGAGCACCCATCCGCACGATGTTTGCGCTGGCACGCGACGTCGATCGATGGCCGGAACACCTCGCGCACTATCGATGGGTACGATTCGAGGCGCGCGACGCGGTGGGCGGCGGGCTCGTGGCGATGTCAGCGTCGCGTCCGTTCGGGCCAGTGTCGTGGCCCACGTGGTGGACGTCGGAAATGGCGATCGATGAGGCGCGGCCGGCGATACGATTTCGGCACGTGCGCGGCATCACGCGCGGGATGGAAGTGGAGTGGTCGTTCGAGGAGCATCACGACGGTGTGCTCGTACGCATCGTACATTCGTGGAACGGGCCGCGGTGGCCGATGATTGGTGTGACAGCGGCTCGACACGTGATCGGGCCGGTGTTCATTCACGGCATCGCGAGCCGAACGCTGGCAGGGTTGGCCGCGGTTGCAGAGCGCCGGTGA
- a CDS encoding methyltransferase domain-containing protein has translation MIAVTPRPRRGREFLDDAERMDARVVRRSLGDVARANTLFGGTRAVIAELRRAVDAAADEPLTLLDVGTGRGDIPAAATEWGHRRGIQLDTIGIERSESLARIAAERTMVMSADALHLPLADDSVDVAMCSQVLHHFERADAAAVLRELDRVARTRVIVSDLHRSWLAAGGIWLASFPLRFHPVSRHDGVVSVLRGFTRRELGELIEQAVGQRADVRYRLGFRVTASWTPAPA, from the coding sequence GTGATCGCCGTCACGCCGCGCCCGCGGCGCGGGCGCGAGTTCCTGGACGACGCCGAGCGGATGGACGCGCGCGTCGTCCGCCGCTCGTTAGGCGACGTGGCGCGCGCCAACACGTTGTTCGGCGGCACGCGCGCCGTGATCGCCGAGCTGCGCCGCGCCGTGGACGCCGCTGCGGACGAGCCGCTCACGCTGCTCGACGTCGGCACGGGCCGGGGCGACATCCCGGCGGCCGCCACCGAGTGGGGGCACCGCCGCGGCATCCAACTCGACACGATCGGCATCGAGCGATCGGAGTCGCTGGCGCGCATTGCAGCCGAGCGCACCATGGTGATGTCGGCCGACGCGCTGCACCTGCCGCTCGCCGACGACAGCGTGGACGTCGCCATGTGCTCGCAGGTGCTGCACCACTTCGAGCGCGCCGATGCAGCCGCGGTGTTGCGCGAGCTCGACCGCGTGGCGCGAACACGGGTAATCGTGAGCGACCTGCATCGCAGCTGGCTCGCCGCCGGCGGCATCTGGCTCGCGTCGTTTCCGCTGCGCTTCCACCCGGTGAGCAGGCACGACGGCGTAGTCTCCGTGCTGCGTGGATTCACGCGCCGCGAGTTGGGCGAGTTGATCGAGCAGGCCGTTGGGCAGCGTGCCGACGTCCGCTATCGGCTGGGTTTTCGCGTGACGGCGTCGTGGACGCCGGCACCAGCATGA
- a CDS encoding flavin reductase family protein gives MIDAPTFRSTLGRFATGVTVVTARDTSGRDHGMTVSAFCSVSLDPPRVLCCVERSADMYPVIAGASQFAVNILTTAQEAISRRFAEERDDRFDGLGYTRGVTGCVLLDDILAYLECSVASRFDGGDHMIVLGDVIAAGAADGRPLLYYRGGYAQMER, from the coding sequence ATGATCGATGCACCGACGTTTCGCAGCACGCTTGGCCGGTTCGCGACCGGGGTCACCGTCGTCACCGCTCGAGATACATCGGGCCGCGACCACGGTATGACCGTGAGCGCGTTCTGTTCCGTGAGTCTCGATCCGCCGCGCGTCCTGTGCTGCGTGGAACGCAGCGCGGACATGTATCCGGTCATCGCGGGCGCATCGCAGTTCGCCGTCAACATCCTCACCACGGCGCAGGAAGCGATCTCGCGCCGTTTCGCCGAGGAACGCGACGACCGGTTCGACGGGTTGGGCTACACGCGCGGCGTCACCGGATGCGTGCTGCTCGACGACATTCTCGCGTATCTGGAGTGCAGCGTCGCGTCGCGATTCGATGGCGGCGACCACATGATCGTGTTAGGCGATGTGATCGCGGCCGGCGCGGCGGATGGCCGTCCGCTGCTGTATTATCGCGGCGGCTACGCGCAGATGGAGCGGTGA
- a CDS encoding FAD-dependent oxidoreductase, translating to MAHARVIVVGAGPAGSSTAWHLARRGIDVLVLDRARFPREKPCAEYLSPEASRLLDAMGALGACERAGAAQLAGMMVRSPNGALLRGDFAAAHGFRGFRDRGLALRRSLLDAILLERARIAGARVVEEERVTGLVRNARGAVAGVEVLDARGQSAVRRSDIVVGADGLRSVVARRLGLSRARRLPRRIAMIAHYRGVDGMGAYGEMHVERDGYAGIADVGGGLTNVAVVAPAARVKRAAGAAAAFFDGWLRAHPHLGARLARAERVDAVRATGPFAHHARRAWARGAALVGDAADFYDPFTGEGIYAALRGGELVAPHIANALEARSPTDADAALAAYDAERRRTFRGKWRVERLVSLAVAVPALMNRAARTLGQRKDMADLFVGVAGDFVPPSEILSLRYLLRLLAT from the coding sequence GTGGCACACGCGCGCGTGATCGTGGTGGGCGCCGGGCCGGCGGGGAGTTCGACGGCGTGGCACCTGGCCCGGCGCGGCATCGACGTCCTGGTGCTGGACCGGGCGCGGTTTCCGCGGGAGAAGCCCTGCGCCGAGTACCTGAGTCCAGAAGCCTCGCGCCTGCTGGACGCGATGGGTGCGTTAGGCGCGTGCGAGCGCGCGGGGGCGGCGCAGCTGGCGGGCATGATGGTCCGGTCGCCTAACGGAGCCCTGTTGCGGGGCGACTTCGCCGCCGCGCACGGATTCCGGGGATTCCGCGATCGCGGGCTGGCGCTCCGGCGGTCGCTGCTCGACGCCATCCTGCTCGAACGGGCGCGGATCGCAGGCGCGCGGGTGGTGGAAGAAGAACGGGTGACGGGTCTCGTGCGGAACGCACGAGGCGCGGTGGCCGGCGTGGAGGTGCTCGACGCACGCGGCCAGTCCGCAGTGCGGCGTTCCGACATCGTTGTCGGCGCGGACGGCCTGCGCTCCGTGGTGGCGCGGCGGCTCGGATTGTCGCGCGCGCGACGGCTGCCCAGGCGCATCGCGATGATCGCGCACTATCGCGGGGTCGACGGCATGGGAGCGTACGGCGAGATGCACGTGGAGCGCGACGGCTATGCGGGGATTGCGGACGTGGGCGGTGGGCTGACTAACGTGGCCGTCGTCGCACCCGCGGCGCGCGTCAAGCGCGCCGCGGGGGCGGCGGCGGCCTTCTTCGACGGGTGGCTCCGAGCGCATCCACACTTAGGCGCGCGCTTGGCGCGCGCCGAACGTGTGGATGCGGTCCGAGCCACGGGGCCGTTCGCCCACCACGCGCGCCGCGCGTGGGCGCGCGGCGCGGCGCTGGTGGGCGACGCGGCAGACTTCTACGATCCGTTCACCGGCGAAGGCATCTATGCGGCGCTGCGCGGCGGCGAGCTGGTCGCGCCGCACATCGCGAACGCGCTCGAAGCACGCTCCCCAACCGATGCCGACGCTGCACTCGCCGCGTACGACGCCGAGCGCCGTCGCACGTTTCGCGGCAAGTGGCGCGTCGAGCGCCTGGTGTCGCTCGCCGTTGCCGTCCCTGCCCTCATGAACCGCGCCGCGCGGACCCTCGGCCAACGCAAGGACATGGCCGATCTGTTCGTCGGCGTCGCCGGCGACTTCGTCCCGCCGAGCGAAATTCTGTCGCTGCGCTATCTTCTCCGCCTGCTCGCGACCTGA
- a CDS encoding radical SAM protein: MSTNRERQPMPVVPNGVACVASALDQAGYTVRVADLCFASDPHAAARAAATTFQPDVIGVSVRNIDNSDLIALEHYTPEAAAVLRTLREAAPGARIIAGGAAFGVAPASLFDELGVDYAVAGDGERATTALLDALSAGRDPAGIPGVVHRDQSATIVTPPGGDPDVDAFPAARMHRWLDLAKYERRGGTVPIQTKRGCVFKCIYCTYLNVEGWGYRLRDPEHVVDEMDELVRDAGVHHFEFVDSTFNAPPRHAAAICEAITRRPLKVRLDTTNFTPAAVPPYLLGTMHTAGFRWLGITAESASDRVLERLEKGFDAARVREVAGQVERAGIGVLWIFLVGGPGETMQTLNETLAFATERLERGDAVYVTVGLRVYPGTTLHRIALDEGVVEHGDALLVPRFYFSSAMSIEATVARLRQVAARHPRFMFSADSRSAILPYLTRLASLLRLPRPHWRYMGVFRRVARLGDRVRAG; the protein is encoded by the coding sequence GTGAGCACCAACCGCGAGCGGCAGCCGATGCCCGTCGTGCCTAACGGTGTGGCGTGTGTGGCGTCGGCGTTGGACCAGGCAGGATACACGGTGCGGGTGGCGGATCTTTGTTTTGCCTCCGATCCCCATGCCGCCGCCCGCGCCGCCGCCACGACGTTCCAGCCGGATGTCATCGGCGTCTCGGTCCGCAACATCGACAACAGCGACCTGATCGCGCTCGAGCACTACACGCCCGAGGCGGCGGCCGTGCTGCGCACGTTGCGCGAGGCCGCGCCCGGGGCCCGGATCATCGCCGGCGGCGCCGCGTTCGGCGTCGCACCGGCGTCGCTGTTCGATGAGTTAGGCGTGGACTACGCGGTGGCCGGCGACGGTGAGCGCGCCACGACGGCATTGCTCGACGCGCTCTCGGCCGGCCGCGATCCGGCGGGGATTCCTGGCGTCGTGCACCGCGACCAGTCGGCGACGATCGTCACGCCGCCGGGTGGCGATCCCGACGTCGATGCCTTCCCCGCCGCTCGCATGCATCGGTGGCTCGACCTCGCGAAGTACGAGCGGCGCGGCGGGACGGTGCCCATCCAGACCAAGCGCGGGTGCGTGTTCAAGTGCATCTACTGCACGTACCTCAACGTGGAGGGGTGGGGCTATCGCCTGCGCGATCCCGAGCACGTCGTGGATGAAATGGACGAGCTGGTTCGCGACGCGGGCGTGCATCATTTCGAGTTCGTGGATTCGACGTTCAATGCCCCGCCCCGCCACGCGGCGGCGATCTGCGAAGCGATCACGCGGCGGCCGCTCAAGGTGCGGCTCGACACGACCAACTTCACGCCGGCCGCGGTGCCGCCGTACCTGCTCGGTACGATGCATACGGCGGGATTCCGCTGGTTAGGCATCACGGCCGAGAGCGCGAGCGATCGCGTGCTCGAGCGCCTGGAGAAGGGCTTCGACGCGGCGCGCGTGCGAGAGGTCGCGGGCCAGGTGGAGCGCGCCGGCATCGGCGTCCTCTGGATTTTTCTCGTGGGCGGTCCGGGCGAGACGATGCAGACGCTCAACGAAACGCTGGCGTTCGCCACGGAGCGGCTCGAGCGGGGCGACGCCGTGTACGTCACCGTCGGGCTGCGCGTGTATCCGGGGACGACGCTGCATCGCATCGCGCTCGACGAGGGCGTGGTGGAGCACGGCGACGCGCTGCTGGTGCCGCGGTTCTACTTCTCGAGTGCGATGTCGATCGAGGCGACGGTGGCGCGGCTGCGCCAGGTGGCGGCGCGTCATCCGCGGTTCATGTTCTCGGCCGACTCCCGCTCGGCGATCCTGCCGTACTTGACGCGGCTGGCGTCGCTGCTGCGCCTGCCGCGGCCGCACTGGCGGTACATGGGTGTGTTCCGGCGGGTCGCGCGGTTAGGCGACCGGGTTCGCGCGGGCTGA
- a CDS encoding lipocalin family protein — protein sequence MACIDTTTPQYFNNGGFNNGVGGGGGGGGQLDSNLVGSWSETIVDTVAGDPTNQQTIWQFNADGTASRTVITFDITTSVSDTTISNGTWTADGSTVSITFQAPNPGTEQFTYVINGSTLLLGQTEFVRTG from the coding sequence GTGGCGTGCATCGACACGACTACGCCGCAGTATTTCAACAACGGCGGCTTCAACAACGGGGTGGGCGGCGGCGGCGGTGGCGGCGGACAGCTCGACAGCAACCTTGTCGGGTCGTGGTCGGAGACGATCGTCGACACGGTGGCCGGCGATCCGACCAACCAGCAGACGATCTGGCAATTCAACGCAGACGGCACGGCATCGCGGACGGTGATAACGTTCGACATCACGACGAGCGTGTCGGACACGACGATCTCGAACGGCACGTGGACGGCCGACGGCAGCACGGTGTCGATCACGTTCCAGGCGCCGAACCCGGGCACGGAGCAGTTCACGTACGTCATCAATGGCAGCACACTCTTACTCGGCCAAACGGAGTTCGTGCGAACAGGGTGA
- a CDS encoding DUF92 domain-containing protein codes for MIARALIGFALACAISLIAWRVRALSPSGAVAGAIVGTAALAAGWSWGVLLFAFFVTGTALSRAQRENTLRRTESVVAKGGTRDAVQVLANGGLFALAALAYLVVPVMAWMAIGGGALAAASADTWGTEVGTLSSRSPRLITTWRRVAAGTSGGVTIVGLLASVAGGVFVGVMAWLVHWPPHVAVAAAAGGIAGALADSLAGAALQSRRRCTRCGVLTERPVHTCGDATQRIGGIPWLDNDGVNLLAGLTGAAVALVLAGAR; via the coding sequence GTGATTGCACGCGCGCTGATCGGATTCGCACTGGCGTGCGCGATCTCGCTGATCGCGTGGCGCGTGCGTGCTCTGTCGCCGAGTGGCGCGGTCGCGGGTGCGATCGTCGGAACGGCAGCGCTCGCCGCCGGTTGGTCGTGGGGGGTCCTTCTTTTTGCTTTCTTTGTGACCGGCACCGCGCTTTCGCGCGCCCAACGCGAAAACACGTTGCGCCGCACTGAATCCGTCGTCGCCAAAGGCGGAACTCGGGACGCGGTGCAGGTGCTGGCCAACGGGGGGCTGTTCGCCCTTGCAGCGCTTGCCTACCTCGTGGTTCCGGTCATGGCCTGGATGGCGATCGGTGGTGGGGCACTTGCAGCCGCTTCGGCGGATACATGGGGTACGGAGGTGGGAACACTTTCGTCCCGATCCCCACGATTGATCACGACGTGGCGGCGGGTCGCTGCTGGAACTTCCGGCGGCGTCACGATCGTCGGCCTCCTCGCAAGCGTCGCCGGGGGGGTATTCGTCGGGGTCATGGCGTGGCTCGTGCACTGGCCACCACACGTTGCGGTCGCCGCGGCCGCAGGCGGAATAGCGGGTGCGTTGGCGGATTCGCTCGCCGGCGCTGCCCTGCAGTCTCGACGGAGATGCACGCGATGCGGCGTGCTCACCGAACGGCCTGTGCACACCTGCGGCGACGCCACGCAACGGATCGGAGGCATTCCATGGTTGGACAACGACGGGGTGAATCTGCTGGCGGGTCTAACGGGAGCGGCGGTGGCGCTGGTCCTGGCCGGCGCTCGATAA
- a CDS encoding zf-HC2 domain-containing protein: protein MTCTEVLERIYEYLDGELTTEVELQIRDHLAFCRKCFPHFRHEQVFLRFMERRATIAKAPPALRRRIMQMLIDEEASRPLE from the coding sequence ATGACCTGTACCGAGGTTCTCGAGCGAATCTACGAGTACCTCGACGGTGAGCTGACGACGGAAGTCGAGTTGCAGATTCGCGACCACTTGGCGTTTTGCCGCAAGTGCTTTCCGCATTTCCGTCACGAGCAGGTTTTTCTTCGCTTCATGGAACGGCGCGCCACGATTGCGAAGGCACCTCCCGCCCTGCGGCGCCGCATCATGCAAATGCTGATCGACGAGGAAGCGTCGCGCCCGTTGGAGTGA
- a CDS encoding Xaa-Pro peptidase family protein, whose amino-acid sequence MLTKETLPDVQRALKDAGVDGWLLFDFQGMNPVAGGVLGLKGMMTRRIFAYIPRDGNPVAVTHAIEQGPWRDWPAEWGRERYSSWRSLEQAIASLVRGKRVAMEYSPGDAVPYVDRVPAGVLDLVRAAGGDVVPSAELVTRFYALWTPEQLQSHERAAEIVATVGRNAIAEAGRRIGAGQAITEHELQRWIVEQFQRAHLEFDHPAIVAAGPNAANPHYAPSASRPRTIRPGELVLVDLWARERGGIFADQTWMGAIGAPSTRAVTVWEAVRDARDAAIAIVRERALGGEPIRGADVDDAARGVITARGFGQYFTHRTGHSIDAIQLHGSGPHIDNFETREERRLIPGVAFSIEPGIYIAGEIGVRSEVNAHIGDTAVTITPREYQRDLIVV is encoded by the coding sequence ATGCTGACGAAGGAGACGCTGCCCGATGTGCAACGGGCGCTCAAGGACGCCGGAGTGGATGGTTGGCTGTTGTTCGATTTTCAGGGCATGAACCCGGTCGCCGGCGGCGTTCTCGGACTCAAGGGCATGATGACGCGCCGCATCTTCGCGTACATCCCGCGTGACGGCAATCCGGTCGCGGTCACCCACGCGATAGAGCAAGGGCCGTGGCGGGACTGGCCCGCCGAGTGGGGTCGCGAGCGATACAGCTCGTGGCGCTCGCTCGAACAGGCGATCGCGTCGCTCGTCCGCGGCAAACGCGTCGCGATGGAGTATTCGCCGGGCGACGCGGTGCCGTATGTCGACCGCGTTCCGGCGGGCGTGCTCGACCTCGTGCGCGCGGCGGGCGGCGATGTGGTGCCGTCGGCCGAGCTGGTCACGCGCTTCTACGCGTTGTGGACGCCGGAACAACTGCAATCGCACGAGCGCGCGGCCGAGATCGTGGCGACGGTGGGACGCAATGCCATCGCCGAGGCCGGCCGCCGCATCGGCGCCGGACAGGCGATCACCGAGCACGAGCTGCAGCGCTGGATCGTCGAGCAGTTCCAGCGCGCCCACCTGGAGTTCGACCATCCGGCCATCGTGGCGGCCGGGCCTAACGCGGCCAATCCACACTATGCGCCGTCGGCCAGCCGGCCGCGCACCATCCGGCCTGGCGAGCTGGTGCTGGTGGACCTCTGGGCCAGGGAGCGCGGCGGCATCTTCGCCGACCAGACGTGGATGGGGGCCATCGGCGCGCCGAGCACGCGCGCGGTCACTGTATGGGAAGCGGTGCGCGACGCGCGCGACGCGGCGATCGCGATCGTGCGGGAGCGCGCGTTAGGCGGCGAACCGATTCGCGGCGCCGATGTGGACGACGCGGCGCGGGGCGTGATCACCGCGCGCGGGTTCGGCCAGTACTTCACCCACCGCACGGGACATTCGATCGACGCGATCCAGCTGCACGGCTCGGGGCCGCACATCGACAACTTCGAGACACGCGAGGAGCGGCGGCTCATTCCGGGCGTGGCGTTCTCGATCGAGCCCGGTATCTACATCGCCGGCGAAATCGGCGTGCGCAGCGAAGTCAACGCGCACATCGGCGACACGGCAGTGACGATCACGCCGCGCGAGTACCAACGCGACCTGATCGTCGTCTGA
- a CDS encoding amino acid permease — protein MRRELGVFSAAMLVVGGIIGSGIFFTPSETAKELPTAGWVLLVWALGGVVAFAGALTYAELGALIPDAGGAYVYIREAFGALPAFLYGWMSLLLIASGAIAAVAVGFAGYVAHFTPLDAGAQLGVAGVTIAGLAAVNYLGVKPGAVVQNVMTVAKIGALGILIVGGALLWGRLGSPPPVAHPPPPRSTIVAGLAAAFVPVLFTIGGWQQMNMVAGEIRDPGRNIPRALAIGIAIVVVCYLGANAAYLRALGRDGLAASTAVAADTATRMFGPAGATFIALAAMISIFGFVNVTILANSRIVFAMARDGLFIDAAARVHPRFGSPHVAIVVMAVWSIALLGLSGGNLGALLSGVVFADWIFFGLGAASVFALRRSMPDAERPYRTLGYPAVPAFFVLAAVAGIVSSFYKSLRMSLLGSALVAAGIVVFLVLRRRR, from the coding sequence CTGCGGCGGGAGCTCGGCGTCTTCTCGGCCGCGATGCTGGTCGTCGGCGGCATCATCGGCAGCGGCATTTTCTTCACGCCGTCCGAGACGGCCAAGGAGCTGCCGACGGCGGGATGGGTGCTGCTGGTGTGGGCGTTAGGCGGAGTCGTCGCCTTCGCCGGCGCGCTCACCTACGCCGAGCTCGGGGCGCTGATCCCGGACGCCGGCGGCGCCTACGTCTACATCCGCGAGGCATTCGGCGCGCTGCCGGCGTTTCTCTACGGCTGGATGTCGCTGCTGCTCATCGCATCGGGCGCCATTGCCGCGGTGGCCGTCGGATTCGCGGGGTACGTGGCGCACTTCACTCCGCTGGACGCGGGCGCGCAGTTAGGCGTGGCCGGCGTCACGATCGCCGGCCTGGCGGCGGTCAACTATCTGGGCGTGAAGCCCGGCGCCGTCGTGCAGAACGTGATGACCGTCGCCAAGATCGGTGCGTTGGGCATCCTCATCGTGGGCGGCGCGCTGCTCTGGGGGCGGCTCGGATCGCCGCCGCCGGTGGCGCATCCGCCCCCGCCGCGCTCCACCATCGTGGCCGGACTCGCCGCGGCGTTCGTGCCCGTGCTGTTCACCATCGGCGGATGGCAGCAGATGAATATGGTAGCGGGCGAGATTCGCGATCCGGGACGGAACATTCCCCGAGCGCTGGCTATCGGGATCGCCATCGTCGTCGTCTGTTACCTGGGCGCCAACGCCGCATACCTGCGCGCGCTCGGTCGGGATGGTCTGGCGGCGTCGACAGCCGTCGCCGCGGACACCGCGACGCGCATGTTCGGCCCAGCGGGCGCGACGTTCATCGCCCTCGCGGCAATGATCTCGATCTTCGGCTTCGTCAACGTCACCATTCTCGCCAATTCGCGCATCGTGTTCGCCATGGCTCGGGACGGATTATTCATCGACGCGGCGGCGCGCGTGCATCCGCGATTCGGATCGCCGCACGTGGCGATCGTCGTGATGGCCGTGTGGTCGATCGCGCTGCTGGGGTTGAGCGGCGGCAACCTGGGCGCGCTGTTGAGCGGCGTCGTGTTCGCCGACTGGATCTTTTTCGGGCTCGGCGCGGCGAGCGTGTTCGCGCTGCGGCGCTCGATGCCTGACGCTGAGCGGCCGTATCGGACGCTCGGCTACCCCGCGGTGCCGGCGTTCTTCGTGCTCGCGGCGGTGGCCGGCATCGTGAGCTCGTTCTACAAGTCGCTGCGGATGTCGCTCCTCGGGAGCGCGCTGGTGGCCGCGGGGATCGTCGTGTTTTTGGTGCTGCGGAGGCGGCGGTGA
- a CDS encoding ABC transporter transmembrane domain-containing protein — protein MARRPALTPGTIAPGAPIASGARKVPSPRALRPLLLRMRPYRMQIALASVALLVSAGITLAFPLVVRYLLDAAFVRANAPALNRIALILVGLFAAQGLLNFGQVWVLTAAAERIIAKLRDDLFAHLVRLSPGFFTERRSGELTSRLATDVTLLQSVMTYQATELSRQVLFLVGGVIMLTLTHPQLTVTTLAVVPVIVGTAWVFGRALKKASTGVQDRVADAMGSADEAFSQIRTVQSFTRETVEARRFSTQLRDVVTAAVRRAKIRGAFFGVITFCAFGGVVIVLWQGGRLVLARELTPGALVEFLFYAFFVAAAVGSLASLFGNYQEAVGAAHRVFELLDTKPTVVDPPAPVALPRPVRGDVRFEHVTFSYGPELPTVLHDVSFHIAPGEVVALVGPSGAGKTTVASLITRFWDVPNGVVALDGVDIRRLSLLELRGAVGLVPQEPALFSGTVRDNIAYARPEAGDADVLAAARAAHAWEFIERLPDGLETRVGERGVKLSGGQRQRIAIARVFLKDPAVVVLDEATSSLDSESERLVNSAMEKLLTGRSTLIIAHRLSTVRRADRLLVLDGGRIVEEGSHAELLAGRGVYARLYTVQYPEAAATAT, from the coding sequence ATGGCTCGCCGGCCGGCGCTGACACCCGGCACGATCGCGCCCGGCGCGCCGATCGCGTCGGGCGCACGCAAGGTGCCATCGCCGCGCGCGCTGCGCCCGCTGCTCCTGCGCATGCGGCCGTATCGCATGCAGATCGCGCTGGCGTCGGTCGCGCTGCTCGTCAGCGCGGGCATCACGCTCGCGTTTCCGCTCGTCGTCCGATACCTGCTGGACGCGGCCTTCGTGCGGGCGAACGCGCCGGCACTCAATCGCATCGCACTCATTCTGGTCGGCCTCTTTGCGGCGCAGGGCCTGCTCAACTTCGGCCAGGTCTGGGTCCTAACGGCTGCCGCCGAGCGCATCATCGCGAAGCTGCGCGACGATCTGTTCGCGCATCTCGTGCGGTTGTCTCCCGGTTTTTTCACCGAGCGCAGGTCCGGCGAGCTCACGAGCCGTCTGGCGACCGACGTCACCCTGCTGCAGTCGGTGATGACGTATCAGGCCACCGAGCTGTCGCGTCAGGTGCTGTTTCTCGTCGGCGGCGTGATCATGCTGACGCTCACGCATCCGCAGCTCACGGTCACGACGCTGGCCGTGGTGCCGGTGATCGTCGGAACGGCGTGGGTGTTCGGACGCGCGCTCAAGAAGGCGAGCACGGGCGTGCAGGATCGAGTGGCCGATGCGATGGGCAGCGCCGATGAAGCCTTCTCGCAGATCAGGACGGTGCAGAGCTTCACGCGCGAGACGGTGGAGGCGCGCCGGTTCAGCACGCAGCTCCGCGATGTGGTCACTGCCGCCGTCCGGCGCGCCAAGATTCGCGGCGCGTTTTTCGGCGTGATCACCTTCTGCGCATTCGGCGGCGTGGTGATCGTGCTCTGGCAGGGCGGGCGGCTCGTGCTGGCGCGCGAGCTCACGCCCGGTGCGTTAGTCGAGTTCCTGTTCTACGCGTTCTTCGTCGCGGCGGCCGTCGGGTCGCTCGCGTCGCTGTTCGGCAACTACCAGGAAGCCGTTGGCGCGGCACACCGGGTGTTCGAGCTGTTGGACACGAAGCCGACGGTCGTCGATCCACCCGCTCCGGTTGCGCTGCCGCGGCCGGTGCGCGGCGACGTGCGGTTCGAGCACGTGACGTTCAGCTACGGACCCGAGCTGCCGACGGTGTTGCACGACGTGAGCTTCCACATCGCACCGGGCGAGGTGGTGGCGCTGGTGGGGCCGTCGGGCGCGGGGAAGACGACGGTGGCGTCGCTGATCACGCGCTTCTGGGACGTGCCTAACGGAGTGGTGGCGCTGGACGGCGTCGACATCCGCCGCTTGTCGCTGCTCGAGCTGCGCGGCGCGGTGGGGCTGGTGCCGCAGGAGCCGGCGCTGTTCAGCGGAACGGTGCGCGACAACATCGCGTATGCGCGGCCCGAGGCCGGCGATGCGGACGTGCTTGCGGCGGCGCGGGCCGCGCACGCGTGGGAATTCATCGAGCGTCTGCCCGACGGTCTCGAGACGCGGGTGGGAGAGCGCGGCGTGAAGTTGTCGGGCGGCCAGCGCCAGCGCATCGCGATCGCGCGCGTGTTCCTCAAGGACCCCGCCGTCGTGGTGCTCGACGAGGCGACTTCGAGCCTGGACAGCGAGAGCGAGCGATTGGTGAACAGCGCAATGGAGAAGCTGTTGACGGGCCGTTCGACGCTGATCATCGCGCACCGGCTGAGCACCGTGCGCCGCGCGGACCGGCTGCTGGTGCTGGATGGCGGCCGGATCGTGGAAGAGGGCTCGCACGCCGAGCTCCTGGCGGGACGCGGCGTGTACGCGCGCCTTTACACCGTGCAGTATCCGGAAGCCGCGGCCACGGCGACGTAA